A single genomic interval of Tursiops truncatus isolate mTurTru1 chromosome 1, mTurTru1.mat.Y, whole genome shotgun sequence harbors:
- the CNIH4 gene encoding protein cornichon homolog 4 isoform X1 — protein MEAAVFVFSLLDCCALIFLSVYFIITLSDLECDYINARSCCSKLNKWVIPELVGHTTVTVLMLISLHWFIFLLNLPVATWNIYRFIMVPSGNMGVFDPTEIHNRGQLKSHMKEAMIKLGFHLLCFFMYLYSMILALIND, from the exons ATGGAGGCGGCGGTGTTCGTCTTCTCTCTCCTTGACTGTTGCGCGCTTATCTTCCTCTCAGTGTACTTC ATAATTACATTGTCTGATTTAGAATGTGATTACATTAATGCTAGATCATGTTGCTCAAAATTAAACAAG TGGGTAATTCCAGAATTGGTTGGCCATACTACTGTCACTGTATTAATGCTCATTTCATTGCACTGGTTCATCTTCCTTCTCAACTTGCCTGTTGCCACTTGGAATATATATCG GTTCATTATGGTGCCAAGTGGTAACATGGGAGTGTTTGATCCAACAGAAATACACAATCGAGGGCAGCTGAAGTCACACATGAAAGAAGCCATGATCAAGCTTGGTTTCCACCTGCTCTGTTTCTTCATGTATCTTTATAG TATGATTTTAGCTTTGATAAATGACTGA
- the CNIH4 gene encoding protein cornichon homolog 4 isoform X2: MEAAVFVFSLLDCCALIFLSVYFIITLSDLECDYINARSCCSKLNKWVIPELVGHTTVTVLMLISLHWFIFLLNLPVATWNIYRFIMVPSGNMGVFDPTEIHNRGQLKSHMKEAMIKLGFHLLCFFMYLYSSGKMD; this comes from the exons ATGGAGGCGGCGGTGTTCGTCTTCTCTCTCCTTGACTGTTGCGCGCTTATCTTCCTCTCAGTGTACTTC ATAATTACATTGTCTGATTTAGAATGTGATTACATTAATGCTAGATCATGTTGCTCAAAATTAAACAAG TGGGTAATTCCAGAATTGGTTGGCCATACTACTGTCACTGTATTAATGCTCATTTCATTGCACTGGTTCATCTTCCTTCTCAACTTGCCTGTTGCCACTTGGAATATATATCG GTTCATTATGGTGCCAAGTGGTAACATGGGAGTGTTTGATCCAACAGAAATACACAATCGAGGGCAGCTGAAGTCACACATGAAAGAAGCCATGATCAAGCTTGGTTTCCACCTGCTCTGTTTCTTCATGTATCTTTATAG CAGTGGGAAGATGGACTGA
- the CNIH4 gene encoding protein cornichon homolog 4 isoform X3: protein MLISLHWFIFLLNLPVATWNIYRFIMVPSGNMGVFDPTEIHNRGQLKSHMKEAMIKLGFHLLCFFMYLYSMILALIND from the exons ATGCTCATTTCATTGCACTGGTTCATCTTCCTTCTCAACTTGCCTGTTGCCACTTGGAATATATATCG GTTCATTATGGTGCCAAGTGGTAACATGGGAGTGTTTGATCCAACAGAAATACACAATCGAGGGCAGCTGAAGTCACACATGAAAGAAGCCATGATCAAGCTTGGTTTCCACCTGCTCTGTTTCTTCATGTATCTTTATAG TATGATTTTAGCTTTGATAAATGACTGA